The region TGGTACTTCAGGCGGCCTTCTTCTTGCGACCGAGATAGACCTCGATCACGCGCTCATCGCTCTGCACCTTGTCCACCGAGCCTTCACAGAGGACATTGCCCTGGTGGAGCACGGTGACGATCCCGCCCTGCGAGATCTGCCGGACGAAGGTCATGTCATGCTCGATGACGACGATGGTGTGCTTGCCGGCGAGCGAGAGAAGCAGCTCGCCAGTGCGATGCGTTTCCTCATCGGTCATGCCGGCGGCGGGTTCATCGACCAGCAATAGCTTTGCGTCCTGCGCGAGGAGCATGCCGATCTCCAGCCACTGCTTCTGGCCGTGGGCAAGCGAGCCAGCCTTGGTGTGGGCCCGTTCGGTGAGCTTGATGGTGTGCAGGATCTCATCCATCCGCGCCTCCTGCTCCTTCTTCACGCGGCCGAAGAGCGAGTGAAGGATGCCGCGCGAGCCGGCAAGCGAGAGCAGCAGGTTCTCGCGCACCGTGTGATCGACATACACGGTCGGCGTCTGGAATTTCCGGCCGATCCCGAGGCGATAGATCTGATACTCGTTCATCTTCAGCAGATCGTGCGTCTGCTCGAAGTGAAGCGTGCCGGTGTCCGGCTTGGTGCGGCCGGTGATGAGGTCGAGGAAAGTGGTCTTGCCCGCGCCATTCGGACCGATGACGGTGCGCAGCTCGCCCTTCTCGAGGGCGAAGTTCAGATCGCGGATCGCCTGGAATCCGGAGAAGGACTTGTTCAGTCCCTCCGCGGCCAGGAGGTAGGGCTGCATGCTCATTTGGTCTTCGCGGCGGAGGTGAGGAGTGCTTCTTCGGCGGCGGCAGCCTTAATGCCTTGGCGACGGGCCATGATCTCGCGGATCTGGGCGGGAATGCCGACGATCCCCTTCGGCAGGAACAGGACAACGAGCACAAAGCTGCCACCCATGATGATGAGCCAGAAATCGGGGAACTTGGTCGTCGCCCAGCTCTTCAGGAAGTTCACCAGGATCGCGCCAATGATCGGACCGATAAGGGTGCCGCGGCCACCAACCGCCACCCACACGACGGCCTCGAGCGACTTTTCGGTCATCATCTCGCTGGGATTGATGATGCCGACTTGCGGCACATAGAGCGCACCCCCGATTGCCGCGATCATCGCACTGATGACGAAAACGAAGAGCTTGAAGTTCGCCGCCGAGTAGCCGGAGAAGAGCACGCGGTTCTCGCTATCGCGGATGGCGCGCTGAATCAGGCCGTAGCGGGACGTGGTCAGCCACTTGCAGAAGACAAAGACGAGCGTCAGCGTGATCGCCGAGGCGATGTAGAGCATGCGCTTCGTCTCCGGGCTGCGGACGTCCGCGCCGAGGATGCTGCGGAAGTCGGTGAAGCCATTGTTCCCACCCATGAAGAGCTCATTGCGGAAGAACATCAGCGCGGCACCGTAGGTCAGTGCCTGGGTGAGGATGGAGAAATAGACACCCTTGATGCGCGAACGGAAGGCGAGGTAGCCGAAGATCCCGGCAAGCAGCCCGGGCATCAGGAAGATCATCAGTGCCGCGAACGGGAAGGAGTGGAAAGGCTCCCAGAAGCCAGGCAGTTCCTTTCGTCCCATGAAGTCCATGAAGTCTGGAAGCGCACTCTTGTACACCGGGTCGGGCCCGATCATCAGCATCAGGTGCATGCCGAGCATGTAGCCACCGAGCGCGAAGAACAGCGATTGGCCGAGGCAAAGCAGACCGGTGTAGCCCCACAACAAGTCCACCGAGATGGCGAGGATGGCGTAGCAAAGATACTTGCCCCAGGTATTCAGCGTGAAGTCGGTAACCCCGCCGGAGGCATTGAGCACCGGCATTCCAACCACGAGGAATAGCGCGATGGCCGCGAGAGCAATGGTGGGGACCTTGCCGTTTAGAGAAGTATTCATCAGTCGAGGCTGCGGGAGCGGGTGGCGAAGAGGCCCGAGGGCTTCCACTGGAGGAAAAGAATGATGGCACCGAGCACGAGGATCTTGCCGGTGACGGGATCACGCAGGATCTGCTGAAGCGATTGATCGGCCATGCCGATGCCGAGCGCACTGATCACCGTGCCGAAGATATTTCCCACACCGCCCACGACGACGGTCATGAAGGAGTCCACGATGTAGTTCTGACCAAGGTTCGGGCCGACGTTTCCGAGCTGGGAAAGGAAGGCTCCGGCGAGACCGGCCAGGCCGCTGCCGAAGGCGAAGGTCATCATGTTCACCCGCTCCGTGCGAATCCCCATGCAGGCGGCCATCCCGCGGTTCTGCATCACGGCCCGGATCAGCAGGCCGAGCGAGGTTTTATTGAGCGTGGCCCAGGTCAGGAAGATGATGAGCACCGCGAAGCCGATCACGAACACCCGGTTCCAGCCGAAGACGATGTCGTTCACGGTCCAGTTTCCGGACAGGTAGGCGGGACTATCCACCTGCACGTTGTTCGCGCCGAAGATCAGGCGGAAGAGCTGCTGGAGAACCATCGACACTCCCCAGGTCGCGAGCAGCGACTCTAGCGGACGCTTGTAGAGAAACCGGATGATGCCGCGTTCCAGCAGCAGGCCCACCCCCGCAGCTGCAAGGAAGCTGGCCGGAATGGCAACGAGGAAATAGAGGCTCCACGCGTTCCCGGTCAGGTTCAACCCGGGAATATTGACCGGGATGCCAAACGGCGACATGTGAATGCCAGCCGCGAAGAAATTCTGGATCAGGTAGGTCGTGTAGGCTCCCACGACGATGAGTTCACCGTGCGCCATATTGATCACCCCCATCAGGCCGAAGGTGATCGCAAGGCCGATTGCCACGACCAGCAGCACGCTGCCGAGCGATAACCCTCGAAAAAGGGTGCCGGCGGAGTTCACGAAGGAAACGTGAGAAGCGATATCGGCCTGTGCCTTGTCGCAGGCGGTCACGAGACTGGCCTGACCCGCTTTCTCCGCTTCGTCGCGGGTCGCCTTGATGACATCCTTCGCGCCGATCGAAGCCATTTTGCCGAGGTCAGTCACCGCGGCTTCGCGGACCGCCACATCCTCGGAGTGCAACTTCAAGAATGCGATGGCTTCGGCCAGCGCGGCCTTCACCTTGCCATTTTTCTCGGTGGCGGCGAGCTGCTCCAGCAGCGGCAGCTTCGCGATATCCTGCTCAAGACCAGTATCCTGCACGGCCCGCATCCGCTTGGCGACGTCCGGCGAGGAAAGTGCGAGGCGGTCCGTCACGCCCTTCATCACGCGACGCAGCGAGGAATCGGTGTCGGCCACGGAGAGGTCGTCCTTGCTCACCCGCACCGGCTTGCCATCGTCCGCCGTGACCGGTTTGCCAGTGGCGAGCGCCACGAGTGCGAATTTTTCGTCACCATCCGCCTCGCCATCGATCAGCACGGCGAGATTGTTCCCGGCGGCGTCCTGATATTGGAAAATTTCGCTCTCCTTCCACTTTGTGAGCAGCGGGACCACTTCGTCCGCGTTCGCCGTGGCCAGGGTTTCGACCAAGGTCTTCTGCTGGTCCACGTCCATGAGCACGGCCGCCTCGGCGACGACCTCACGCGGCGTTTTCGATTCCTGGGCAGTGCAGGTTGTGAAATGTGCCAGCACCCACCAGAGGAAGACCCCGGTCATGCGGCCCCAGCCGCCCATTTTCCCTGCAGACGCGAGCGACATGGTAAATCCACGCACGCACTCGTCGTGCCACCCCGTGGGAGGCCCCTGTCACACCCATGAGCGGGACTTCTGGAGAATCGCCTGATCCATTACTGATTCCTCATGGTCCCGTCCCGGCTCGACAAAGCCGCCCGATTGGCCAACCCTAACGGCGGTCGCCGCCCCCCAAACCGCCACGCCTTCAGCGACATTTCCTTTTCCAGCCCGTAGCACCCATGTCCGGATCCTTTCTCCCGAAACCGTTTTCCCATTCCTACGAGATCGACCCCAAGTTCTCGAAGAGCGCTGTCTATTTCTCCTGCGAATTCGCCATCGACCAGATCTTCAAGATCTACTCGGGCGGTCTCGGCTTCCTCGCCGGCTCGCACATGCGCTCCGCCGCCGCCCTCCGTCAGAACGTATGTGGCATCGGCATGCTGTGGACCTATGGTTACTACGACCAAGCGCGAGGCGAAGAACGCGAGATGGCGGTCCAATTCCGCAAGAAGCAGTACGCCTTCCTGCAGGACACCGGCATCAAGTTCCAAGTGCCTGTCCACGGCCATCCGGTGTGGGTGAAGGCGATGTTCCTGCCCGGAGATGTCTTCGGCACCATTCCGATGTTCTTCCTGACCACGGATCTGGACGAGAATGACCACCTCTCCCGTGCGATCACGCACCGGCTCTACGACAACGACCCGCTGCGCCGCATCGCCCAGTACATCATCCTCGGTGCCGGCGGCGCGCGCCTGCTTGAGGAACTCGGTGTGGATCCTGAAGTCTGGCACCTCAATGAAGCCCACGGCCTGTCTGCCGCCTTCCGCGTCTTCGAGCGGACCGGCAGCGTGGACGAAGTGAAGAAGCGCTTCGTCTTCACCACCCACACTCCCGAGGAAGCGGGCAATGAGAAGCATGACTTCAAGTTGCTCCACGACTTCACCTTCTTTGGAAACGTGTCGATGGACACCATCCGCGGCATCACCGGCATCGATGGCGAGGTCTTCAATCACTCGCTCGCTGCGCTACGCCTGAGCCACCTGTCGAACGCGGTTTCCAAGCTCCACGGCGACGTCTCCCGCAAGATGTGGGAGCACTACCCGAACATTTGCCCCATCACTCACGTCACCAATGCACAGAACGGACGTTTCTGGAAAGACAAGGGACTCGAGGGATCGCGCCTTGAGGGCGACATCGAAACGCTGAAGACCCGCAAGCGCGAGCTGAAGGCGAATCTTTTCCAGACGGTCGCGAATCAAACCGGCAAGCTCTTCAATCCCGATGTGCTGACGATCGTGTGGGCCCGCCGCTTCGCCGGCTACAAGCGTCCCGACCTCATCACCCGCGATATCCGTCTCTTCCGCTCGCTGGTGAACAACAACGAGCGGCCGGTGCAGGTCATCTGGGCCGGCAAGCCGTATCCCTTCGACTTCGGCGCGATCGAGACTTTCAACCATCTGGTCCAGACGACGAAGGACTTCCCGAACGTGGCCGTGCTCGTGGGCTACGAGCTCGAGCTCTCGCGCCAATTGAAATACGGCGCCGACATCTGGCTGAACAACCCGGTGGTCACCCGCGAAGCTTCCGGCACTTCCGGCATGACCGCCGCGATGAACTCTGCGATCAACCTCACCACCTACGACGGCTGGGTCTGCGAGTTCTCCAAGGACGGCCACAACAGCTTCATCATCCCACCTGCCGACCCGAGCCTCGACCCGGAAGCACGCGATCGCCACGACCTGCTCGGCTTCTACGACGCCATGGAGCAGAAGGTCCTGCCGCTCTACTACGGCAACCCGGACGGCTGGTGGAAGCTGGTGCTGAACTCGATGAACGAGGTGGTGCCCTTCTTCGACTCCGACCGCATGGTGACGGAGTATTACGAGAAGATCTACGCTTGAGGCATTGATCGCCGCTCAAGCAGTTGGGCGGCGATGCTGATCGCGATCTCGTGCGGATCGTTTCCACCGATCGGCAGGCCGAGCGGGCAGGTGATTCTATCTAACAAACCTTCCGCGACTGCCTCCGTCCTCAGGTCCCGCAGCAAGGCCGCGCGTTTCGACGCGCTGCCAATCACTCCCAGAAATGGAATACCGGGATAGCGGGCCAGCACGTCGCGCAGCACCGGCACGTCACTGGCGTGACCTTTGGTGATCGACAGCACGAACGACTGTCCGGTGACCAATCCGACGCCATCTTCAAAAGAAGCCACGGGGTGAGTCGCGAGGTTCTTCGCCACCGGCAATCGCGAGAGCCAATCAGCTCGCGTGTCGATTACATCAATATGGCATGAAAGCGGCAGCAGCACCGGCACCAGCGATTGCACGATGTGACCCGCACCGAAAATGACGAGATGCCAAGGCGGCTTGGCCGCCACGCGCTCGAACAGCAGCGTCATCTCCCCGCCACAGGTCATGCCGATATCGCGCTGGAGATTCCAGCAGACAAGGCGGGTAAATTCCTCGGATGAACCTAGTAGTTCCGCCGCCTCGGCAAGCGCACGCGCTTCGATTCGCCCGCCGCCGACAGTGCCGCTTTGCAGGCCATCGCGGGTGACGAGCATCTTTGCTCCCGCTTCACCCGGCACACTGCCACGCGCGGCGGCCACGGTCACGACGATGACGTCGTTGCCGGTTTCCGTGAAGCGGGCGATTTCCTGCCAGGGATTCATCGCGCAATGACCGCCTCGATTTCTCCGTGCGGTTCATCCGTGGGAAGCAGCACGCAGCTTTGCCCGGGCCGGCCGAGCTTCGTGAGATCGAGCCCGAGGAAATGGACATTCGGCATCTTCAGCTCGATCCGCGAGATCTCCGGCACGCGCTCCAAGGCGAGCTCGCCGATCTGATAGAGCGTGCGCTGGACCGAGGGACTGTAGGTCGTGGCGAACACCTCATGCGCTGCGGCAAGAACCTCCGTATCCGCGGCGATGAAACCCGCTGTTAGATCCGCGAACTCCCACTCCGCTGTCAGGCGCGTGGCAAAGACGCGGTCGGTGGTCGGGGGCAGCGTGGTGAGTTCGCAGACGTTGTAGTCGGCAAAGCCGGATTGCGTGCTCTTCATCACCAGATGCCCGCGTATGCCCGAGGTGAGCTTCGGAGCTTGCCCGCGGAAGAAAGTCGCCCGCGAGAATGGCTCACCATTCGCGGCGTGAGTGAACGCATGCGGGTGCGGACTGCCATTGATCGTCATCCGTTCCCACTTCCGCTCGCGCAGCTCGACCTCGACGCCAGAGAGATGCGGATACTTTCCAAGGAAATGCTCCACGATGATCTTCGCGAAGCTCGTCCGGCAGGTTTCCAAATGATCATGCGCCAGGAAGTGGATGGTGTTCTTCACCGTGTCCGTGGGCACGATCGATGAGTTGTCATCGGAGAGGTAGGAACCCGCCAAGTCACCGTGGAGAAGCACGTCGGCCTCGAGCTCGCAGACGTCGTGATGCGAGTCATCGTGCCGCAGGACTTTCATCACGCGGACCCGGAACTTGCCATAGCGATTGGATTCGAGCGTTGCCACGGGTGGAGGGAGTAAGGATGGTGTCGAAGTGAGGACTCTAACGGTCGATGCGTTGAATGCGATGCCAAAGGCGGACTTCGTCGCCTGCCTCGGCGGCATCTACGAGCACTCGCCGTGGGTCGCGGAGCAGACCGCGGGTGAGCGCCCTTTTTCCGGGAAAGAGCACTTGGCGGACCGGATGCGCGCCGCGGTGGAAAATGCGGACGAATCCGCAAAACTCGCGCTGATCCGCGCCCACCCGGATCTGGCCGGCAAGCTCGCCCGCGCCGGTGCCCTGAGTGCCGAGTCGACCCGCGAACAGGCGGGTCTCGGCCTCGACCGGCTCTCCGATGCGGAATTCGAACGCTTCACCGACCTGAATACCCGCTACCGCGAGCGCTTCGGCTTCCCCTTCGTGATCTGCGTGCGCCTGACCGACCGACCGGGCATTCTCGCGGCCTTCGAGCGGCGGCTGGAACACGACGCGGCGGCAGAAATCGCAGAGGCGCTCCGGCAGATCCACTACATCGCAGGGCTACGGCTCGGCGACTTGGTGACAAAATCGTAGGTTACGCAATCGCGTACTTGAAGTCATGGCGAGATGTGTTTAGGGTGACTCTCGTTCACTCGTCCCTCCCCCCAATGAAGCACCGTATCTGCCTTGCATGGTTCGGCGACCTCGACGCTCCACAGCGCGAACGCTCGAAGCCGAAAAAAG is a window of Luteolibacter sp. Y139 DNA encoding:
- the urtD gene encoding urea ABC transporter ATP-binding protein UrtD, with protein sequence MSMQPYLLAAEGLNKSFSGFQAIRDLNFALEKGELRTVIGPNGAGKTTFLDLITGRTKPDTGTLHFEQTHDLLKMNEYQIYRLGIGRKFQTPTVYVDHTVRENLLLSLAGSRGILHSLFGRVKKEQEARMDEILHTIKLTERAHTKAGSLAHGQKQWLEIGMLLAQDAKLLLVDEPAAGMTDEETHRTGELLLSLAGKHTIVVIEHDMTFVRQISQGGIVTVLHQGNVLCEGSVDKVQSDERVIEVYLGRKKKAA
- the pucL gene encoding factor-independent urate hydroxylase, producing MATLESNRYGKFRVRVMKVLRHDDSHHDVCELEADVLLHGDLAGSYLSDDNSSIVPTDTVKNTIHFLAHDHLETCRTSFAKIIVEHFLGKYPHLSGVEVELRERKWERMTINGSPHPHAFTHAANGEPFSRATFFRGQAPKLTSGIRGHLVMKSTQSGFADYNVCELTTLPPTTDRVFATRLTAEWEFADLTAGFIAADTEVLAAAHEVFATTYSPSVQRTLYQIGELALERVPEISRIELKMPNVHFLGLDLTKLGRPGQSCVLLPTDEPHGEIEAVIAR
- the urtB gene encoding urea ABC transporter permease subunit UrtB yields the protein MSLASAGKMGGWGRMTGVFLWWVLAHFTTCTAQESKTPREVVAEAAVLMDVDQQKTLVETLATANADEVVPLLTKWKESEIFQYQDAAGNNLAVLIDGEADGDEKFALVALATGKPVTADDGKPVRVSKDDLSVADTDSSLRRVMKGVTDRLALSSPDVAKRMRAVQDTGLEQDIAKLPLLEQLAATEKNGKVKAALAEAIAFLKLHSEDVAVREAAVTDLGKMASIGAKDVIKATRDEAEKAGQASLVTACDKAQADIASHVSFVNSAGTLFRGLSLGSVLLVVAIGLAITFGLMGVINMAHGELIVVGAYTTYLIQNFFAAGIHMSPFGIPVNIPGLNLTGNAWSLYFLVAIPASFLAAAGVGLLLERGIIRFLYKRPLESLLATWGVSMVLQQLFRLIFGANNVQVDSPAYLSGNWTVNDIVFGWNRVFVIGFAVLIIFLTWATLNKTSLGLLIRAVMQNRGMAACMGIRTERVNMMTFAFGSGLAGLAGAFLSQLGNVGPNLGQNYIVDSFMTVVVGGVGNIFGTVISALGIGMADQSLQQILRDPVTGKILVLGAIILFLQWKPSGLFATRSRSLD
- the uraD gene encoding 2-oxo-4-hydroxy-4-carboxy-5-ureidoimidazoline decarboxylase, with protein sequence MPKADFVACLGGIYEHSPWVAEQTAGERPFSGKEHLADRMRAAVENADESAKLALIRAHPDLAGKLARAGALSAESTREQAGLGLDRLSDAEFERFTDLNTRYRERFGFPFVICVRLTDRPGILAAFERRLEHDAAAEIAEALRQIHYIAGLRLGDLVTKS
- the xdhC gene encoding xanthine dehydrogenase accessory protein XdhC, whose translation is MNPWQEIARFTETGNDVIVVTVAAARGSVPGEAGAKMLVTRDGLQSGTVGGGRIEARALAEAAELLGSSEEFTRLVCWNLQRDIGMTCGGEMTLLFERVAAKPPWHLVIFGAGHIVQSLVPVLLPLSCHIDVIDTRADWLSRLPVAKNLATHPVASFEDGVGLVTGQSFVLSITKGHASDVPVLRDVLARYPGIPFLGVIGSASKRAALLRDLRTEAVAEGLLDRITCPLGLPIGGNDPHEIAISIAAQLLERRSMPQA
- the urtC gene encoding urea ABC transporter permease subunit UrtC, with the protein product MNTSLNGKVPTIALAAIALFLVVGMPVLNASGGVTDFTLNTWGKYLCYAILAISVDLLWGYTGLLCLGQSLFFALGGYMLGMHLMLMIGPDPVYKSALPDFMDFMGRKELPGFWEPFHSFPFAALMIFLMPGLLAGIFGYLAFRSRIKGVYFSILTQALTYGAALMFFRNELFMGGNNGFTDFRSILGADVRSPETKRMLYIASAITLTLVFVFCKWLTTSRYGLIQRAIRDSENRVLFSGYSAANFKLFVFVISAMIAAIGGALYVPQVGIINPSEMMTEKSLEAVVWVAVGGRGTLIGPIIGAILVNFLKSWATTKFPDFWLIIMGGSFVLVVLFLPKGIVGIPAQIREIMARRQGIKAAAAEEALLTSAAKTK
- the glgP gene encoding alpha-glucan family phosphorylase, coding for MSGSFLPKPFSHSYEIDPKFSKSAVYFSCEFAIDQIFKIYSGGLGFLAGSHMRSAAALRQNVCGIGMLWTYGYYDQARGEEREMAVQFRKKQYAFLQDTGIKFQVPVHGHPVWVKAMFLPGDVFGTIPMFFLTTDLDENDHLSRAITHRLYDNDPLRRIAQYIILGAGGARLLEELGVDPEVWHLNEAHGLSAAFRVFERTGSVDEVKKRFVFTTHTPEEAGNEKHDFKLLHDFTFFGNVSMDTIRGITGIDGEVFNHSLAALRLSHLSNAVSKLHGDVSRKMWEHYPNICPITHVTNAQNGRFWKDKGLEGSRLEGDIETLKTRKRELKANLFQTVANQTGKLFNPDVLTIVWARRFAGYKRPDLITRDIRLFRSLVNNNERPVQVIWAGKPYPFDFGAIETFNHLVQTTKDFPNVAVLVGYELELSRQLKYGADIWLNNPVVTREASGTSGMTAAMNSAINLTTYDGWVCEFSKDGHNSFIIPPADPSLDPEARDRHDLLGFYDAMEQKVLPLYYGNPDGWWKLVLNSMNEVVPFFDSDRMVTEYYEKIYA